From Vitis vinifera cultivar Pinot Noir 40024 chromosome 5, ASM3070453v1, the proteins below share one genomic window:
- the LOC104879249 gene encoding 2-hydroxyisoflavanone dehydratase has protein sequence MDSTVTKEVATELLPIIRVYKDGTVERLMASPIVPPFPEGDPQTGVLSKDISFSITPDSSISARLYLPKLPDQQSHKLPILVYFHGGGFCIESASSFLVHRYLNILVSQAKVVVVSVDYRLAPEHLLPIAYDDCWDALNWVASHSARGATDKEPWLLEYGDFERLFIGGDSSGGNIVHNMAIRGGVRISGAFLVDPYFWGSKPIGSEPKEGHEESLLSRLWKLVYPSSGLDDPLINPVGPGAPSLAGLGCSRMLVCVAEKDILRDRGVAYIDAVRTSGWEGDVDLFEAEGENHGHHIFYPETDKAKEMFQRLASFLNH, from the coding sequence ATGGATTCCACCGTTACCAAGGAGGTGGCTACGGAGCTTCTCCCAATCATCAGAGTCTACAAAGATGGCACCGTCGAGCGACTTATGGCCTCCCCCATAGTTCCACCATTTCCGGAAGGAGACCCACAAACTGGAGTCTTATCCAAAGACATAAGCTTCAGCATCACCCCAGACTCCAGTATCTCCGCCAGACTCTACCTCCCAAAACTCCCGGACCAGCAATCCCATAAGCTACCTATCTTAGTCTACTTCCATGGCGGCGGATTCTGCATCGAATCCGCCTCCTCCTTCCTCGTCCACCGCTACCTCAACATCTTGGTCTCCCAAGCTAAAGTGGTTGTTGTGTCCGTTGATTACAGGCTCGCTCCTGAGCACCTTCTACCCATCGCCTATGACGACTGCTGGGATGCTCTCAATTGGGTCGCGTCACACTCCGCCAGAGGCGCGACTGATAAAGAACCGTGGCTGCTGGAATATGGCGACTTCGAACGACTCTTCATTGGCGGCGACAGTTCTGGAGGCAACATCGTTCATAACATGGCCATACGGGGCGGGGTTAGAATTTCAGGAGCGTTTCTGGTGGACCCCTATTTTTGGGGTTCAAAGCCAATCGGGTCCGAGCCGAAGGAAGGACATGAAGAGAGTTTACTTTCTCGGCTATGGAAGTTAGTGTATCCGTCTAGTGGGCTGGATGATCCACTGATCAATCCGGTTGGTCCCGGAGCGCCGAGTTTGGCGGGGCTCGGGTGCTCTCGGATGCTTGTTTGTGTTGCTGAGAAGGATATATTGAGGGACAGAGGGGTTGCGTACATTGATGCAGTGAGAACAAGTGGGTGGGAAGGAGATGTGGATCTGTTCGAAGCTGAGGGAGAGAACCATGGTCATCATATCTTCTATCCAGAAACTGACAAAGCCAAGGAAATGTTCCAACGCTTGGCTTCTTTTCTAAACCACTGa
- the LOC100264785 gene encoding 2-hydroxyisoflavanone dehydratase — protein sequence MDSREPEIACEFLPFLRVYKDGSIDRLVDPPSVPPSLDDPDTGVSSKDIIISPDTGVSARIYLPKLTNTHQKLPILVYFHGGGFCVGSAFSAADHRYINTLSSQATLLAISIEYRLAPTHPLPTAYEDCWAALQWVSSHSTGGDEPWLTQHGNFDRIFIGGDSAGGNIAHNTVMRAGTESLPNGVRILGAFLSQPYFWGSQPIGSESVEDHHQKVSYRIWKFVCPSSEAGIDDSRVNPCSRTPGCPSLSKLGCRRLLVCVAGKDELRDRDVRYYEAVRESGWEGEVELYEEKEEGHVFHIFNPESENAKNMVSRLVAFLQMK from the coding sequence ATGGATTCCAGGGAACCAGAGATTGCCTGCGAGTTCCTCCCCTTCCTTCGTGTCTACAAAGACGGCTCCATCGACCGCCTTGTTGACCCGCCCTCAGTTCCTCCATCTTTGGATGACCCAGACACCGGTGTTTCATCCAAGGACATTATCATCTCACCCGATACTGGTGTCTCCGCGCGGATCTACCTCCCAAAGCTCACCAACACCCACCAAAAGCTTCCCATCTTAGTCTACTTCCACGGTGGAGGGTTTTGCGTTGGCTCTGCTTTCTCTGCTGCTGACCACCGCTACATCAACACCTTGTCTTCCCAAGCCACTTTGTTGGCTATATCAATTGAGTATAGATTGGCTCCCACCCATCCTCTTCCTACAGCCTATGAAGACTGCTGGGCTGCTCTCCAATGGGTCTCCTCCCACTCAACCGGAGGAGATGAGCCTTGGCTGACCCAACATGGCAACTTTGATCGCATCTTCATTGGCGGCGACAGTGCCGGTGGCAACATTGCCCACAATACCGTCATGCGCGCAGGCACGGAAAGCTTGCCTAATGGGGTGAGAATTTTGGGGGCATTTCTTTCCCAGCCTTACTTCTGGGGTTCGCAGCCCATCGGATCGGAATCTGTGGAAGATCATCATCAGAAAGTGTCGTATCGGATATGGAAGTTCGTTTGTCCTTCGAGTGAAGCTGGAATTGATGATTCAAGGGTGAACCCCTGCAGTAGAACTCCTGGATGTCCGAGCTTGTCCAAGCTTGGGTGCAGAAGGTTGCTGGTGTGCGTGGCTGGGAAAGATGAGCTGAGGGACAGAGATGTGAGGTACTATGAAGCAGTAAGAGAGAGTGGGTGGGAAGGGGAAGTGGAGCTGTATGAGGAGAAAGAAGAAGGTCACGTGTTTCACATCTTCAACCCTGAATctgaaaatgctaaaaatatgGTCAGCCGTCTGGTTGCTTTTCTCCAGATGAAGTAA